The following is a genomic window from Candidatus Eremiobacteraceae bacterium.
CCTGCATCGGCGGGTTCGCCGCCGGTGTACACCTCGAGGCTCGCGAGGCCGTTGGTCAAGAACGACGTCGCGTTGTACTGGTCGAAACCGCGATTGAGCGGAATGCCGTCGAGCTCGAACCCGACTTGGTCGAACGACCCTCCGCGCAAGCTCAGCGTGCCCTGGCCGTTGTAGCCGCCGCCCGAGCCGCCTTGACGAGCCACGCCCGGCAGCGAGCCGACGACGCCATTTTGGCTATAGAGCGTCTCGGCGCCGCCAGCGCTGCCCTGGTAGCCGTTGATGGACGTGGCGTTGACCGCATAAAGGTCGCCGGTGACCGCTTTGTTGACGACCGATGTTTGTGCCGTCGCGGTGACGCGACCGATGACCTTGGCCGACGGGCGCAGCGAGATGTCGGCGCGCGTCGTCTGGTCAGCGGAGACTGTAAGTCCGTACTCGGTGGTGGGATCGTAACCGTCCTTCACCGCGGTGACGGCGTAGGTGTCCGGCGAGAGATTCAACAGGACGAAGAATCCCTTTGCGTCGGTGACCGCCCGGACCGACTGTGAAGGCGACGTGCCCGACACAGCCGCTCCGGCGATCGCTTGACCACTTGCATCCGTGACGACGCCGCTGATGTTGCCGGTCGTTCCCGCCAGCGTCTTCGTTGCCTGGCAGAACACGAGCGACACCACGAGCACGAAGCCCAGGAGCCGATGCTTTGACATGTTTTCCTCCTTGGATCGGCGATTGCCATCCGATTGAAGTCTAGCATCGACGCGCGGTGAGCGTCGCGCACGTTCGGACCGAGTTAGTATTTTCGGACAAATGCGCGCGCGTCACGAAAATGCCAGCGCGTCCGAATGTGCTTGAGCACGTCCGAGCGTCCGCGACGAGACGAGTTACGCGATGCTAGACTCGAGTCGGGCCGTTCCCTACGGCCCGACTAGGCAAAAAAAATGGGAGGACATATGAACGGCAAGATCCTACGCGGCGTCTTAGGCGTTGCGCTGGTTCTGGGGTTGGTGTTCGGCCAGGAAACAAGGGTACTGGCTGGCTCGACCGGACAGATCACAGGCAAAGTCACCGACTCCGCTACCGGCGCCGCAGTCGCCGGTGCCAGCATCACGGCGGTATCGCCGTCGGGCACGTATCGCACGACGACCGACGCGAGAGGCGATTTCGCAGTCGTCAACGTGTACCCCGATACGTATCGCGTGACCGCATCTGCCGCCGGCTATCAAACAGGGATGTCGGACGGCAACAGCGTCATCCAGAACAACAGCGCGGTCGTCAACATCGCGCTTTCCAAGCAGCTGACCGTGCTCAGCCACGTCACCGTGCGCGGCGCGACGAGCGTCGTCCAACCGCACGTGACGGCGGACCAGTACGTGTTGACCGCGGCTGCGGCAACATCCACGAACGGTTCGGGTGGATCGATGTCGCTGTACCAAACGCCGGGCATCATCGGCACGCTCCCGGGCGTGACGTTGGACTCGGGCGGCACCGCGCACATCCGTGGCGGTCGTCTCGAAGAAGTCGGTTACGAATACGACGGACTCACGACCGTTGAGCCCGTCACGGGTACGTTCGCGACGAACCTCGTGGAAGACGGCATCTCGAGGATCCAGGTCAGCACCGGCGGGTACGACGCGTCCGGCGGCAACTCGATCTCGGGCGTCGTCAACACCGTCGTCGGCGTCGGCACGTACCCCGCGCACGGCAGTGTGACGACACTCGTACAAGGCCCGACGTTCTATCACGGCCTGAACTTCGACTACGGCAGCGCGACGCCCGACGGACGCTTCTCTTGGTATGCGGCTGCGGTGACGTGGAACTCCGGTTACGATTGGGGTAATCGCAACACGTTCTATCCCGGTCCGGAATCCGCCGAGACGGCGTCCATCGGGGAGCTCGGCGCCGTCAGCCCCAGCCGTGACCAAGTGCTCAACCTGCACTACCGGTTCGGACCGAACAACGACAACGACATCCAATACCTGGGAACGACCGGCATCGAGCACTACAACAACACGCTCCAGGCGCTGTTCTTCCCCAGCATGAATCCCGCCGACGGCGCGGTCGCCACGAGCCCGAACGCTGTAGGCGGCATCTGCAACAATGGGATCGGCCTATTTCCCGGACAATCGTCGTGCACGGAGTCGGCGACGCCCGGTATGACCGATCACGACGACCAGGGTTATTTCATCGACAAGCTCGGCTGGACGCACAACTTCGGGCCCAGCTCGGCACTGTCGATGCACTACGCGCGCGTCGGCTCGTACGTCACGTTCTCGTTCCCGTTCGGCGACGGGTCGTTTGACGATCTCTGGGAGAACCGCCACTCCGACCAACAGGAACTGTTCGCCGAGTACACCAGTCAGCTGAACGCGCAGAACCTGATCAAGTTCGGCGGTCAGTCGATCTACAGCACGAACAACTTGACGATCGCGCTTCCGTCGTCCGGCGTGGGCGAAGTCGAACCGACGAACAACCGCGACGGTTCGTATTGGATCTCCGATTCGTTCAAGCCGACCGACAAGCTGGATCTCGACATCAGCGGGCGGCGCGATACGCGGACCTATTACCGCGTCGCTGCGCCGACGTTCACCGATGGAGTGAACCAGCTACGGGGCAGCTTCACCTACACGTTGTCGCCGGGCACGGTCATTCGCGGATCCGACGGCAATTTCGCCGAGCTGCCGTACGACAGCCGCGTCGAACTGTTCCTGACCGGGTATCCGAACTTCTTCGACTACTCGCCGTCGAATCGGCTCGCGGTCCTGAGAGAAGCCGAGCCCGACGTGCCGCAAAGCCATCTCTACGACTTCTCGGTAGAGCATGACTTCGGCGACGGCATGGCGATCAAAGCGGGGCCGTTCTACCGGAAGTCTGACAACTTGGTCCTGACATTCCATAACCCAGGCCAACCGGCCGCGCTGCCGACCGCCGTCGGACCGTACTTCGTCAACGGTTTCGAAGGCGAGTGGCAGTTCAACCACAGCGGCAACGGCGTGTCCGGCTTCATCAACTACACCCACATGCGGGCGCTCGCCGTCGTGCCGGGCGACTACAACCAGTCGGTTCCGCTTGGCGCCAAGTACGCCGGGGCGTTGTTCCCGGTGAGTTTCGTGCCGCCGAACACGGCGAATCTCGTGATGAATATCCGCCACAACCGGTGGCTGATCAATCCGGTGATCAACTACATCGGCGGATATCCGTACGGGGTCGGCAAGTTCACCTACGCGAACACCAACTGCCCGGGCGAGGCACCGGATCCGACCCAGCCGAAATGCGGCGCGATCATCCCGACCAACTCGCCCGACCCGGGTGAATCGCAGTTCGCCGACGGCCGGGTGTGCTGCTCCACCCTGCTCTACAACTTGAACCTCTACTACGATCTGAGCAACCAGACGAACGTCGGGGTACAGATCCAGAACCTCACCGCGAACTACCGCCCGACGTTCCTCGAGTCGAATCCGTTCGACGGCGACCCGTTCGTCAACTACGGCCCGAGCCCGTACATCCCCGGGTCGATTCCCGGGAGCCAAGAGTTCATCTTGACGATCACGCAAAAGATCTAAAGCGGAACTCGATCGACGCCGACAAGGCCGCGTATGGAAAAAGGGAGCGGTCGACCTTTATGGTCGACCGCCGCGGCCTTTTATGGCGCGTCAGGGCTGCTTGACGCAGAGGTCGTTCGATGAGACGTTGCCGAAAGCGCCGGCCTGCGTGGCGGCGACCGAGAAATGCGTCGCGTCGACCTTCGCGATCACGGTATGGAGACGAGAGTCCGGATACACGCTGCGCAGGTCAAGCTTCGACGCGCCGGTGTCGGTGCCGCGCAGCACGGTCGTGCCGCGACCGCTGTCGACGACGACCTCGGTCCAGCGATGCCGGGCAGCATCAAGCGTGATGAACCCCTGATCGCCGCCGCCTTTCCAGGTATCGGTTTCGCGCAGCCAATTGCCGCCTTGCGCGAACGCGAACGATGCGTCGAACGTCTGCGCCTGCGCTCCCGCGTGATACGTGGCGACGCAAGCCACGGCGAGAACGAGCGATTTCATGAACATGGAAAGCCCTCTCATAGCGCCGCACTTGGATAGGCGACGGGCTGAGGCCCTGCGGAAATCGTGCAGAGAGCGGCGAACGCCTGACCTGTATGAAGGCGGCAAAGGGATTTTTCCAGCGCGCAGACGCGGCGATCACCCGATGGATGGCCCGCTCCGGATTGACGCTATTGCGCGTAAGTCTGGGAATCGTATTTCTCTGGTTTGGAGCCCTGAAGTTCTTCCCGCACATGAGCCCGGCGGAGACTCTGGCCGGTAAGACGATCGGAGTGTTGTCATTCGGGCATATCGGTCCGAGCGTGAGTTTGCCGATATTGGCTGTCTGGGAATGCCTCATCGGCGTCGGCCTGCTGACCGGTGCCGTGCCGCGATTGACACTTCTGCTTCTCTACGCGCAGATGATCGGCACGCTGCTGCCGCTCTTCTTCTTCCCCAAAGAGACGTTCTCGGTGATCCCGTTCGCACCGACGCTCGAGGGCCAGTACATCATCAAGAATATCGTGCTCATCAGCGCAGGGATCGTCATCGGCGCGACGGTCCGCGGCGGCCGGCTCGTGTCAGGGCGGTGAACGGCGGAGCGGTGTTAGTGGACGAAGTGAACTTCGGCGATGTCGATCTTGCGGACGAGCGTCGGGCCTTCATACCCTAGGATGCGCAAAGGGAAGTGCGTCGCCGTCGAGATCTCGATCACTTCGCGGGTGAGATCAGCGTCGGCCAGCGGACTCGACGGGACGAGCGTCACCGAC
Proteins encoded in this region:
- a CDS encoding TonB-dependent receptor, whose amino-acid sequence is MNGKILRGVLGVALVLGLVFGQETRVLAGSTGQITGKVTDSATGAAVAGASITAVSPSGTYRTTTDARGDFAVVNVYPDTYRVTASAAGYQTGMSDGNSVIQNNSAVVNIALSKQLTVLSHVTVRGATSVVQPHVTADQYVLTAAAATSTNGSGGSMSLYQTPGIIGTLPGVTLDSGGTAHIRGGRLEEVGYEYDGLTTVEPVTGTFATNLVEDGISRIQVSTGGYDASGGNSISGVVNTVVGVGTYPAHGSVTTLVQGPTFYHGLNFDYGSATPDGRFSWYAAAVTWNSGYDWGNRNTFYPGPESAETASIGELGAVSPSRDQVLNLHYRFGPNNDNDIQYLGTTGIEHYNNTLQALFFPSMNPADGAVATSPNAVGGICNNGIGLFPGQSSCTESATPGMTDHDDQGYFIDKLGWTHNFGPSSALSMHYARVGSYVTFSFPFGDGSFDDLWENRHSDQQELFAEYTSQLNAQNLIKFGGQSIYSTNNLTIALPSSGVGEVEPTNNRDGSYWISDSFKPTDKLDLDISGRRDTRTYYRVAAPTFTDGVNQLRGSFTYTLSPGTVIRGSDGNFAELPYDSRVELFLTGYPNFFDYSPSNRLAVLREAEPDVPQSHLYDFSVEHDFGDGMAIKAGPFYRKSDNLVLTFHNPGQPAALPTAVGPYFVNGFEGEWQFNHSGNGVSGFINYTHMRALAVVPGDYNQSVPLGAKYAGALFPVSFVPPNTANLVMNIRHNRWLINPVINYIGGYPYGVGKFTYANTNCPGEAPDPTQPKCGAIIPTNSPDPGESQFADGRVCCSTLLYNLNLYYDLSNQTNVGVQIQNLTANYRPTFLESNPFDGDPFVNYGPSPYIPGSIPGSQEFILTITQKI
- a CDS encoding DoxX family protein; its protein translation is MKAAKGFFQRADAAITRWMARSGLTLLRVSLGIVFLWFGALKFFPHMSPAETLAGKTIGVLSFGHIGPSVSLPILAVWECLIGVGLLTGAVPRLTLLLLYAQMIGTLLPLFFFPKETFSVIPFAPTLEGQYIIKNIVLISAGIVIGATVRGGRLVSGR